The proteins below come from a single Procambarus clarkii isolate CNS0578487 chromosome 26, FALCON_Pclarkii_2.0, whole genome shotgun sequence genomic window:
- the LOC138368942 gene encoding myosin-14-like, with the protein MWYLIKGFSKIQVYNIHLKSFVRVAGYRFQKCEQPISDGPSPVLTLTAVLVDVLWRAGVLEEWCTGVLEEWRAGVLEEWRAEVLEEWRAEVLEEWRAGVLEEWRTGVLEEWRAGVLEERCTGVLEEWRAGVLEERCTGVLEEWRAGVLEEWRAEVLEEWRAEVLEEWRAGVLEEWRAGVLEERCTGSLEEWRAGVLEEWRAGVLEEWRAGVLEEWRAGVLEERCTGVLEEWRAGVLEERCTGVLEEWRAEVLEEWRAGVLEEWRAGVLEEWRAGVLEEWRAGVLEEWRTGVLEEWRAEVLEEWRAEVLEEWRAEVLEERRTGSLEEWRAEVLEEWRAEVLEEWRAEVLEEWRAEVLEERCTGSLEEWRAEVLEEWRAEVLEEWRAEVLEERRTGSLEEWRAEVLEEWRAEVLEEWRAEVLEEWRAEVLEEWRAEVLEEWRAEVLEERCTGSLEEWRAEVLEEWRAEVLEEWCTGVLEEWRAEVLEEWRAEVLEEWRAEVLEERRTGSLEEWRAEVLEEWRAEVLEEWRAEVLEEWRAEVLEERCTGSLEEWRAEVLEEWRAEVLEEWRAEVLEERCTGSLEEWRAEVLEEWRAEVLEEWRAEVLEEWRAEVLEERCTGSLEEWRAEVLEEWRAEVLEEWRAEVLEEWRAEVLEEWRAEVLEEWRAEVLEERCTGSLEEWRAEVLEEWRAEVLEEWRAEVLEEWRAEVLEERCTGSLEEWRAGVLEEWRAEVLEERCTGVLEEWRAGVLEEWRAEVLEEWRAEVLEEWRAEVLEERCTGSLEEWRAEVLEEWRAEVLEEWRAEVLEEWRAEVLEERCTGVLEEWRAGVLEERCTGVLEEWRAEVLEEWRAEVLEEWRAEVLEEWRAEVLEERCTGSLEEWRAEVLEEWRAEVLEERCTGSLEEWRAEVLEEWRAEVLEEWRAEVLEERCTGSLEEWRAEVLEEWRAEVLEEWRAEVLEERCTGSLEEWRAGVLEEWRAEVLEERCTGVLEEWRAGVLEEWRAGQFLQEKVLQHQNLNAICSAIKNIQYTNALKTQTVKLRLVICNICKGEGSA; encoded by the exons atgtggtaccttatcaaaggTTTTAGCAAAATCCAAGTATACAACATCCACCTGAAGTCCTTTGTCCgagtagctggttaccgtttccaaaaatgtgagcag ccaatcagcgacggCCCGTCACCTGTGTTGACGCTGACAGCTGTTCTTGTTGACGTGCTGTGGCGTGCAGGGGTCCTGGAGGAGTGGTGTACAGGGGTCCTGGAGGAGTGGCGTGCAGGGGTCCTGGAGGAGTGGCGTGCAGAGGTCCTGGAGGAGTGGCGTGCAGAGGTCCTGGAGGAGTGGCGTGCAGGGGTCCTGGAGGAGTGGCGTACAGGGGTCCTGGAGGAGTGGCGTGCAGGGGTCCTGGAGGAGAGGTGTACAGGGGTCCTGGAGGAGTGGCGTGCAGGGGTCCTGGAGGAGAGGTGTACAGGGGTCCTGGAGGAGTGGCGTGCAGGGGTCCTGGAGGAGTGGCGTGCAGAGGTCCTGGAGGAGTGGCGTGCAGAGGTCCTGGAGGAGTGGCGTGCAGGGGTCCTGGAGGAGTGGCGTGCAGGGGTCCTGGAGGAGAGGTGTACAGGGTCCCTGGAGGAGTGGCGTGCAGGGGTCCTGGAGGAGTGGCGTGCAGGGGTCCTGGAGGAGTGGCGTGCAGGGGTCCTGGAGGAGTGGCGTGCAGGGGTCCTGGAGGAGAGGTGTACAGGGGTCCTGGAGGAGTGGCGTGCAGGGGTCCTGGAGGAGAGGTGTACAGGGGTCCTGGAGGAGTGGCGTGCAGAGGTCCTGGAGGAGTGGCGTGCAGGGGTCCTGGAGGAGTGGCGTGCAGGGGTCCTGGAGGAGTGGCGTGCAGGGGTCCTGGAGGAGTGGCGTGCAGGGGTCCTGGAGGAGTGGCGTACAGGGGTCCTGGAGGAGTGGCGTGCAGAGGTCCTGGAGGAGTGGCGTGCAGAGGTCCTGGAGGAGTGGCGTGCAGAGGTCCTGGAGGAGAGGCGTACAGGGTCCCTGGAGGAGTGGCGTGCAGAGGTCCTGGAGGAGTGGCGTGCAGAGGTCCTGGAGGAGTGGCGTGCAGAGGTCCTGGAGGAGTGGCGTGCAGAGGTCCTGGAGGAGAGGTGTACAGGGTCCCTGGAGGAGTGGCGTGCAGAGGTCCTGGAGGAGTGGCGTGCAGAGGTCCTGGAGGAGTGGCGTGCAGAGGTCCTGGAGGAGAGGCGTACAGGGTCCCTGGAGGAGTGGCGTGCAGAGGTCCTGGAGGAGTGGCGTGCAGAGGTCCTGGAGGAGTGGCGTGCAGAGGTCCTGGAGGAGTGGCGTGCAGAGGTCCTGGAGGAGTGGCGTGCAGAGGTCCTGGAGGAGTGGCGTGCAGAGGTCCTGGAGGAGAGGTGTACAGGGTCCCTGGAGGAGTGGCGTGCAGAGGTCCTGGAGGAGTGGCGTGCAGAGGTCCTGGAGGAGTGGTGTACAGGGGTCCTGGAGGAGTGGCGTGCAGAGGTCCTGGAGGAGTGGCGTGCAGAGGTCCTGGAGGAGTGGCGTGCAGAGGTCCTGGAGGAGAGGCGTACAGGGTCCCTGGAGGAGTGGCGTGCAGAGGTCCTGGAGGAGTGGCGTGCAGAGGTCCTGGAGGAGTGGCGTGCAGAGGTCCTGGAGGAGTGGCGTGCAGAGGTCCTGGAGGAGAGGTGTACAGGGTCCCTGGAGGAGTGGCGTGCAGAGGTCCTGGAGGAGTGGCGTGCAGAGGTCCTGGAGGAGTGGCGTGCAGAGGTCCTGGAGGAGAGGTGTACAGGGTCCCTGGAGGAGTGGCGTGCAGAGGTCCTGGAGGAGTGGCGTGCAGAGGTCCTGGAGGAGTGGCGTGCAGAGGTCCTGGAGGAGTGGCGTGCAGAGGTCCTGGAGGAGAGGTGTACAGGGTCCCTGGAGGAGTGGCGTGCAGAGGTCCTGGAGGAGTGGCGTGCAGAGGTCCTGGAGGAGTGGCGTGCAGAGGTCCTGGAGGAGTGGCGTGCAGAGGTCCTGGAGGAGTGGCGTGCAGAGGTCCTGGAGGAGTGGCGTGCAGAGGTCCTGGAGGAGAGGTGTACAGGGTCCCTGGAGGAGTGGCGTGCAGAGGTCCTGGAGGAGTGGCGTGCAGAGGTCCTGGAGGAGTGGCGTGCAGAGGTCCTGGAGGAGTGGCGTGCAGAGGTCCTGGAGGAGAGGTGTACAGGGTCCCTGGAGGAGTGGCGTGCAGGGGTCCTGGAGGAGTGGCGTGCAGAGGTCCTGGAGGAGAGGTGTACAGGGGTCCTGGAGGAGTGGCGTGCAGGGGTCCTGGAGGAGTGGCGTGCAGAGGTCCTGGAGGAGTGGCGTGCAGAGGTCCTGGAGGAGTGGCGTGCAGAGGTCCTGGAGGAGAGGTGTACAGGGTCCCTGGAGGAGTGGCGTGCAGAGGTCCTGGAGGAGTGGCGTGCAGAGGTCCTGGAGGAGTGGCGTGCAGAGGTCCTGGAGGAGTGGCGTGCAGAGGTCCTGGAGGAGAGGTGTACAGGGGTCCTGGAGGAGTGGCGTGCAGGGGTCCTGGAGGAGAGGTGTACAGGGGTCCTGGAGGAGTGGCGTGCAGAGGTCCTGGAGGAGTGGCGTGCAGAGGTCCTGGAGGAGTGGCGTGCAGAGGTCCTGGAGGAGTGGCGTGCAGAGGTCCTGGAGGAGAGGTGTACAGGGTCCCTGGAGGAGTGGCGTGCAGAGGTCCTGGAGGAGTGGCGTGCAGAGGTCCTGGAGGAGAGGTGTACAGGGTCCCTGGAGGAGTGGCGTGCAGAGGTCCTGGAGGAGTGGCGTGCAGAGGTCCTGGAGGAGTGGCGTGCAGAGGTCCTGGAGGAGAGGTGTACAGGGTCCCTGGAGGAGTGGCGTGCAGAGGTCCTGGAGGAGTGGCGTGCAGAGGTCCTGGAGGAGTGGCGTGCAGAGGTCCTGGAGGAGAGGTGTACAGGGTCCCTGGAGGAGTGGCGTGCAGGGGTCCTGGAGGAGTGGCGTGCAGAGGTCCTGGAGGAGAGGTGTACAGGGGTCCTGGAGGAGTGGCGTGCAGGGGTCCTGGAGGAGTGGCGTGCAGGG